The following are from one region of the Leeia speluncae genome:
- the dxs gene encoding 1-deoxy-D-xylulose-5-phosphate synthase → MYELLDQIHSPEDLRNLSKKQLPQLAQELRDFIVESVSQTGGHFASNLGCVELTVALHYVFNTPYDRLVWDVGHQTYPHKILTGRKDQMHTMRQRHGLAGFPKREESEFDTFGVGHSSTSISAAQGMAEGAKLAGEDRKAIAIIGDGAMTAGMAFEALNNAGCKDTDLLVILNDNDMSISPNVGALNTYLAKLMSGKFYAAFKNTTGKVLDVAPPLKEFARKSEEHVKGFFTPSTLFEAFGFNYIGPIDGHDLDALIPTLQNIRSLKGPQFLHIVTKKGQGYKLAEKDPVAYHGVSKFDPANGLSSGKSGGKQTYTQVFSDWLCDMAAQDEKLVGITPAMREGSGLVAFEQAYPDRYFDVGIAEQHALTFAAGLACEGRKPVVAIYSTFLQRAYDQLIHDIALQDLDVTLAIDRAGLVGADGPTHAGAFDLSFMRCIPGISILAPSNEAECRQMLTTAYLHKGTTAVRYPRGTGPGVEAAKTLEPMEWGKAEQLRTGEKVAILAFGSMVTPAKEAAETLNATLVNMRFIKPLDIDMVNQIALTHTHIVTIEENVVAGGAGSAVLEALVANGHCKDVLMLGLPDQYVEHGDHAKLLAECGLDAQGILTSIQKRLATQKD, encoded by the coding sequence ATGTATGAATTACTAGATCAAATTCACAGTCCTGAAGACTTAAGAAATCTTTCTAAAAAGCAATTGCCACAATTAGCGCAAGAGCTAAGAGATTTTATTGTTGAATCGGTTAGCCAAACGGGCGGGCATTTTGCAAGTAATTTAGGCTGTGTTGAATTAACCGTTGCGCTGCATTATGTATTTAACACCCCATATGACCGCCTTGTATGGGATGTTGGGCACCAAACTTACCCACACAAAATTCTGACTGGTCGCAAAGATCAAATGCATACCATGCGCCAACGCCATGGACTTGCCGGCTTTCCAAAACGTGAAGAAAGCGAATTTGACACCTTTGGCGTTGGCCACTCTAGTACGTCAATTTCCGCAGCCCAAGGGATGGCCGAAGGTGCGAAACTTGCAGGTGAAGATAGAAAAGCAATCGCCATTATTGGTGATGGTGCGATGACAGCAGGTATGGCATTTGAAGCACTGAACAATGCAGGCTGTAAAGATACAGACCTATTGGTTATCTTAAATGATAACGATATGTCGATTTCTCCGAATGTTGGCGCTTTAAATACCTACCTAGCAAAACTAATGAGCGGTAAATTCTATGCTGCCTTTAAGAATACGACCGGTAAAGTACTAGACGTTGCCCCTCCACTGAAAGAATTTGCAAGAAAAAGCGAAGAACACGTAAAGGGATTTTTTACGCCATCTACATTGTTTGAAGCGTTTGGATTTAATTATATTGGTCCTATTGATGGCCATGATCTAGATGCGCTCATCCCTACCCTGCAGAATATTCGCTCGCTAAAAGGCCCACAGTTCCTACACATAGTTACGAAAAAAGGACAGGGCTATAAACTAGCAGAAAAAGATCCGGTTGCTTACCATGGTGTAAGTAAATTTGACCCTGCAAATGGTTTATCGAGCGGAAAATCGGGTGGAAAACAAACCTACACGCAGGTCTTTAGTGACTGGTTATGCGATATGGCCGCTCAGGATGAAAAACTTGTCGGTATCACCCCTGCGATGCGGGAAGGTTCTGGCTTGGTTGCGTTCGAACAAGCTTATCCAGATCGTTATTTCGATGTTGGTATTGCCGAACAACATGCGCTAACTTTTGCCGCGGGCCTAGCTTGCGAAGGAAGAAAACCAGTTGTTGCAATCTACTCTACCTTCTTACAACGTGCATATGATCAATTGATCCATGATATTGCACTACAAGATTTAGACGTTACCTTAGCGATTGATAGAGCTGGCTTAGTTGGTGCAGATGGGCCTACACACGCAGGTGCATTTGACCTTTCTTTTATGCGCTGTATTCCCGGCATTAGCATTCTTGCTCCAAGCAATGAGGCAGAATGTCGGCAAATGTTAACCACCGCCTATTTGCACAAGGGAACAACCGCTGTTCGTTATCCAAGAGGAACTGGTCCTGGTGTTGAAGCAGCAAAAACACTAGAACCAATGGAATGGGGTAAAGCAGAGCAGTTAAGAACTGGTGAAAAAGTAGCAATTCTAGCTTTTGGCAGTATGGTTACCCCTGCAAAAGAGGCCGCAGAAACGTTAAATGCGACATTAGTTAACATGCGCTTTATTAAACCATTAGATATCGACATGGTTAATCAAATTGCGCTGACTCACACGCATATTGTCACTATTGAAGAAAACGTCGTTGCCGGCGGAGCTGGTTCTGCAGTCTTAGAAGCGCTTGTCGCAAATGGACACTGTAAAGACGTATTAATGCTTGGTTTGCCAGATCAATATGTAGAACATGGAGACCATGCCAAACTCCTCGCCGAATGTGGCTTAGATGCCCAAGGTATTTTAACCAGCATTCAAAAACGATTGGCGACACAAAAAGATTGA
- a CDS encoding polyprenyl synthetase family protein: MNSLSFTDWAKQTQHQMEMVLEKTLPLVNEEPYKLNQAMSYATLDGGKRVRPLLAHATAALFDSNAEAVECVAAAVEMIHAYSLVHDDLPAMDNDVLRRGKPTCHIQFDEATALLAGDALQTQAFIVLANAPLAPSQAIEALKLLAFASGAKGMAGGQAIDLASVGIALSLESLQQMHQMKTGALIRAAVLLGAYCQKDGILPDSNTLSALSSYAEKIGLAFQVVDDILDVEADSATLGKTAGKDAAADKPTYVSLLGLAEAKEKAARLHLDALAAIEPFGEKAKRLKELADYIVLRSY, encoded by the coding sequence ATGAATAGTCTTTCCTTTACAGACTGGGCAAAACAAACTCAACATCAAATGGAAATGGTTTTAGAAAAAACCTTACCTTTGGTTAATGAAGAACCATACAAGCTTAATCAAGCGATGAGCTATGCCACTTTAGATGGTGGCAAACGCGTACGCCCACTGCTTGCCCATGCCACAGCGGCCTTATTTGATAGCAATGCTGAAGCAGTAGAATGCGTTGCTGCTGCGGTTGAGATGATCCATGCCTATTCATTAGTACATGATGATCTGCCCGCAATGGATAATGACGTATTACGTCGTGGCAAACCAACATGCCATATTCAATTTGACGAAGCAACGGCACTACTCGCTGGCGATGCCTTGCAAACACAAGCATTTATTGTTTTAGCAAATGCTCCCTTAGCACCATCACAAGCGATTGAAGCACTAAAATTATTGGCATTTGCTTCTGGCGCGAAAGGCATGGCAGGTGGACAAGCGATTGATCTTGCTAGTGTTGGCATCGCATTATCGCTTGAGTCACTACAGCAAATGCACCAAATGAAAACTGGTGCGCTTATTCGTGCCGCGGTATTGCTAGGTGCGTATTGCCAAAAGGATGGCATTTTGCCTGACAGCAATACGTTATCTGCACTAAGCAGTTATGCAGAAAAAATTGGACTCGCCTTCCAAGTCGTTGACGACATCTTAGATGTTGAAGCCGATAGTGCAACGCTTGGAAAAACTGCAGGGAAAGATGCTGCAGCAGACAAACCCACTTACGTTAGCTTACTAGGCTTAGCAGAAGCTAAAGAAAAAGCTGCACGCTTGCATTTAGATGCGCTAGCGGCAATCGAACCATTTGGTGAAAAAGCAAAACGGTTGAAAGAATTGGCAGACTATATTGTTCTGCGCTCCTATTGA
- a CDS encoding exodeoxyribonuclease VII small subunit, with protein sequence MAKTKNSQSFEEAMAELESIVSQMEGGQLSLEASLATYARGSELLKYCQQLLSEAQQKVQVLTDNQLKPLNGVAEDE encoded by the coding sequence ATGGCAAAAACAAAAAATTCGCAAAGTTTTGAAGAAGCGATGGCTGAACTAGAAAGCATTGTTTCACAAATGGAAGGCGGACAACTTTCACTTGAAGCATCACTAGCCACTTATGCTAGAGGGAGTGAATTACTAAAGTACTGCCAACAATTGCTTTCAGAAGCACAGCAAAAAGTACAAGTACTAACAGATAACCAACTCAAACCATTAAATGGTGTTGCTGAAGATGAATAG
- the uvrA gene encoding excinuclease ABC subunit UvrA: protein MTEYIRIRGARTHNLKNINLDIPRHQLVVVTGLSGSGKSSLAFDTLYAEGQRRYVESLSAYARQFLQLMEKPDVDLIEGLSPAISIEQKATSHNPRSTVGTVTEIHDYLRLLFARVGDPFCPDHQQPLTSQTVSQMVDHVLALPEDTKLMILAPVVIGRKGEQVDLFDELRAQGFVRVRVDQEVYDLDSIPKLDKNKKHTIEVVVDRLKVSTEQKQRLAESFETALRHADGRAIAVEMDSDKEHWFSAKFACPVCSYSLPELEPRLFSFNNPAGACQKCDGLGQITFFDPKRVVAFPHLSLAAGAIKGWDKRNQFYFQMLESLAGHYQFDVDSPFEELEEATQNIILYGSGKTSIAFRYMSERGTMFMREHPFEGIIPNLERRYRETDSMAVREELAKHQNNQPCPSCEGTRLRLEARNVRVAGKTLHQISNLPLRDAYALFDDLGFEGQKQAIAEKIVKEIAERLGFLNNVGLDYLSLNRSADTLSGGEAQRIRLASQIGSGLTGVMYVLDEPSIGLHQRDNDRLLATLKRLRDLGNSVIVVEHDEDAIRAADYVIDIGPGAGIHGGNVLVAGTPEEVSADDNSVTGKYLSGQKQISVPTERTPPNPEKLLSLKGATGNNLKNVSVDIPVGLLTCITGVSGSGKSTLINDTLYHAVARHLYGSNEEPAPHDDIEGLGYFDKVINVDQSPIGRTPRSNPATYTGLFTPIRELFAGVPESRSRGYGPGRFSFNVKGGRCEACQGDGVLKVEMHFLPDVYVECDVCHGQRYNRETLDIKYKTKNIYEVLDMTVEVAAEFFSAVPSVARKLQTLLDVGLGYIKLGQSATTLSGGEAQRVKLALELSKRDTGRTLYILDEPTTGLHFQDIELLLQVVHRLRAHGNTIVIIEHNLDVIKTADWLIDMGPEGGAGGGQVIAEGTPETVAANPASHTGKYLKSLLKM from the coding sequence ATGACCGAATACATCCGCATTCGTGGTGCAAGAACCCATAATCTGAAAAACATTAACTTAGATATTCCACGGCACCAATTGGTCGTGGTCACTGGGTTATCTGGTTCAGGCAAATCCTCACTTGCATTTGATACGCTATATGCAGAAGGACAGAGGCGCTACGTAGAGTCTTTGTCCGCCTACGCGAGACAATTCTTGCAGTTAATGGAAAAACCCGATGTTGATTTGATCGAGGGTCTATCCCCTGCCATCTCCATTGAACAAAAAGCAACTAGCCACAACCCTCGTTCTACCGTTGGTACCGTCACCGAAATTCATGATTACTTGCGCTTACTGTTTGCAAGAGTCGGCGATCCGTTTTGTCCAGATCATCAGCAGCCGCTAACCTCTCAGACCGTTTCCCAAATGGTCGACCATGTTTTAGCCCTACCAGAAGATACTAAGCTAATGATCTTAGCGCCGGTGGTCATCGGTAGGAAAGGCGAACAAGTCGATTTATTTGATGAGCTTCGCGCACAAGGCTTTGTCCGTGTTCGTGTCGACCAAGAAGTTTACGATCTAGACAGCATTCCTAAACTAGACAAAAATAAAAAACACACCATCGAAGTCGTTGTAGACCGCTTGAAAGTCAGTACAGAACAAAAGCAACGTTTAGCTGAGTCTTTTGAAACGGCATTAAGGCATGCAGATGGCCGCGCTATTGCAGTTGAAATGGACTCTGATAAAGAGCACTGGTTTTCAGCAAAGTTTGCTTGCCCTGTTTGCTCGTATAGCCTACCAGAATTAGAGCCGCGCTTATTCTCATTTAACAATCCAGCTGGTGCCTGTCAAAAGTGCGATGGTTTAGGCCAAATCACCTTCTTCGATCCTAAACGAGTAGTCGCATTCCCTCACCTGAGCTTAGCGGCTGGTGCAATTAAGGGATGGGATAAACGTAATCAGTTTTATTTTCAGATGTTAGAAAGTTTAGCTGGCCATTACCAATTTGATGTGGATTCGCCATTTGAAGAGTTAGAAGAAGCCACTCAAAACATTATTCTGTATGGCTCAGGAAAAACCAGCATTGCCTTTCGCTATATGAGCGAAAGAGGCACGATGTTTATGCGAGAACATCCATTTGAGGGGATCATCCCTAACCTGGAACGACGCTATCGTGAAACCGACTCAATGGCGGTTCGAGAAGAGTTAGCCAAACACCAGAACAATCAACCCTGCCCTTCTTGTGAAGGAACAAGGTTAAGACTAGAAGCAAGGAATGTTCGAGTTGCTGGAAAAACATTACATCAAATCAGCAACTTACCTTTAAGAGACGCTTATGCTTTATTTGATGACTTAGGTTTTGAAGGCCAAAAGCAAGCCATTGCTGAAAAAATCGTCAAAGAAATCGCAGAGCGTCTTGGTTTCTTAAATAACGTTGGCTTAGATTACTTAAGTCTGAATCGCTCAGCAGACACATTGTCTGGTGGTGAAGCACAACGTATTCGCCTTGCATCACAGATTGGCTCTGGTTTAACGGGGGTCATGTACGTACTAGATGAACCCTCAATTGGTCTTCATCAACGAGATAACGACCGCCTACTCGCCACATTAAAACGCCTGCGTGATCTGGGAAACTCGGTCATTGTGGTTGAACATGATGAAGATGCCATTCGCGCAGCAGATTACGTGATTGATATCGGGCCTGGAGCAGGCATTCATGGTGGCAATGTACTTGTCGCAGGGACACCAGAAGAAGTTAGTGCGGATGACAACTCTGTTACCGGCAAATACCTTTCTGGCCAAAAACAAATTTCTGTGCCAACAGAAAGAACACCTCCTAACCCAGAAAAACTGCTTTCCCTAAAAGGGGCAACAGGAAACAACCTTAAAAATGTCAGCGTGGATATCCCCGTAGGCTTGCTCACCTGTATTACCGGTGTTTCTGGCTCTGGAAAATCGACGTTAATTAACGATACGCTTTACCATGCTGTCGCAAGACATTTATATGGCAGCAATGAAGAACCTGCGCCACATGATGATATTGAAGGCTTAGGTTACTTTGATAAAGTGATTAATGTCGATCAAAGCCCTATTGGCAGAACCCCGCGCTCAAACCCGGCTACTTACACCGGTCTATTCACACCAATTCGGGAATTATTTGCTGGGGTGCCAGAATCGCGCTCACGCGGTTATGGGCCGGGACGATTCTCCTTCAACGTCAAAGGCGGCCGATGTGAAGCTTGCCAAGGCGATGGGGTTTTAAAAGTAGAAATGCACTTCTTGCCAGATGTCTATGTAGAGTGTGACGTTTGCCATGGTCAACGTTACAACCGTGAAACACTCGACATTAAGTACAAAACCAAGAATATCTACGAAGTGCTTGATATGACGGTTGAAGTAGCAGCCGAGTTTTTTAGTGCAGTGCCATCCGTTGCTAGAAAATTGCAAACCCTTCTTGACGTCGGCTTAGGTTACATTAAGCTTGGCCAAAGTGCGACAACCCTCTCAGGCGGTGAAGCACAACGCGTTAAACTTGCGCTAGAACTATCTAAACGAGACACGGGTAGAACGCTATATATTCTGGATGAGCCAACAACCGGCCTTCATTTCCAAGACATTGAATTACTACTTCAAGTGGTGCATCGTCTTCGTGCCCACGGCAATACCATTGTGATTATTGAACATAATCTGGATGTGATCAAAACAGCAGATTGGCTCATTGATATGGGCCCAGAAGGTGGTGCGGGTGGTGGTCAAGTGATTGCAGAAGGAACACCAGAAACCGTCGCTGCCAATCCGGCAAGTCATACAGGTAAATATCTGAAATCACTTTTAAAAATGTAA
- a CDS encoding patatin-like phospholipase family protein produces MNILRRTLLLSLPIGLIACSSQTPPAKPVATVKPVVKPVDKQKPPVKIALVLGGGAARGFAHVGVIKMLEANGIKPDLVVGTSAGSVVGALYASGYTGFELQKLAFELDEATISDWSLPNRGILKGQALQDFVNKAVKNQPLEKLKLPFGAVATNLTQSRAVLFQRGNTGLAVRASSSVPGVFQPVTIEGSDYVDGGVISQVPIRFAKKMGATFTIAIDVSGKPGTSEATSTKEVLLKSLSIMSKTLREEELKEADILITPKVGDIAPDDFESKNRAILEGEEAAVKLMPVIKKKIAALR; encoded by the coding sequence ATGAACATTCTTAGAAGAACGCTGTTACTTTCCCTGCCTATCGGATTAATTGCCTGCAGTTCTCAGACCCCACCAGCAAAACCTGTTGCCACAGTAAAACCCGTCGTCAAACCGGTTGATAAACAAAAACCACCTGTAAAAATCGCCCTTGTTTTGGGCGGTGGAGCGGCCAGAGGGTTTGCGCATGTCGGCGTAATTAAGATGCTAGAGGCTAATGGGATTAAGCCCGATCTAGTTGTGGGAACGAGTGCAGGCAGTGTAGTTGGAGCGCTGTATGCCTCCGGCTATACCGGTTTTGAGTTACAAAAACTCGCGTTCGAACTAGATGAGGCAACCATCAGTGATTGGAGCCTCCCTAATCGTGGCATTTTAAAAGGCCAAGCCCTTCAAGACTTTGTGAATAAGGCAGTGAAAAACCAACCATTGGAAAAGCTTAAACTCCCTTTTGGAGCAGTCGCCACCAATCTGACACAGAGCCGTGCTGTATTATTTCAACGTGGCAATACGGGTTTAGCAGTACGTGCCTCTAGTAGCGTCCCGGGAGTTTTCCAACCTGTCACAATCGAAGGAAGTGACTATGTAGATGGTGGTGTGATTAGCCAAGTACCTATTCGATTTGCAAAGAAAATGGGCGCTACCTTCACCATCGCGATTGATGTCTCAGGAAAACCAGGTACGTCAGAAGCAACATCGACTAAAGAAGTACTTTTGAAATCTCTCTCAATTATGAGCAAAACTCTGAGAGAAGAAGAATTAAAAGAAGCGGATATCTTAATTACACCCAAAGTAGGTGATATTGCACCAGATGACTTTGAAAGTAAAAATCGCGCAATTTTAGAAGGCGAAGAAGCCGCTGTGAAATTGATGCCCGTAATTAAGAAGAAAATTGCTGCATTGCGTTAA
- a CDS encoding L,D-transpeptidase gives MNPIQKIIIFIDSQQMIGIDKDGNIICQFDVSTAAKGVGEQKGSFQTPRGLHRIRAKIGAEQPINTVFVARRPTGEIFDEALDTQFPNRDWILTRILWLCGEEPGVNRHGNVDTQRRYIYIHGTPDRVDMKIPGSHGCVRMKNEDLIKLFEMVKVGTKVEMIEKQQK, from the coding sequence GTGAATCCTATCCAAAAAATCATCATCTTTATCGATAGCCAACAAATGATTGGCATCGATAAAGATGGCAACATTATTTGCCAATTTGACGTTTCCACGGCAGCCAAAGGCGTTGGAGAACAAAAAGGTAGCTTCCAAACGCCAAGAGGACTTCATCGAATTAGAGCCAAAATAGGCGCAGAGCAACCTATAAATACGGTATTTGTTGCAAGACGCCCAACGGGTGAGATTTTTGATGAGGCGCTAGATACTCAGTTTCCTAATCGGGATTGGATATTAACTCGCATACTTTGGTTGTGCGGAGAGGAGCCAGGGGTTAACCGACATGGAAATGTTGATACACAACGTCGGTACATCTACATCCATGGCACGCCCGATCGAGTAGATATGAAAATACCTGGCTCTCACGGCTGTGTTCGCATGAAAAACGAAGATCTAATTAAACTTTTTGAAATGGTTAAAGTCGGAACCAAAGTCGAAATGATTGAAAAGCAACAGAAGTAG
- a CDS encoding M48 family metallopeptidase produces MRRTASLAAHSFAGQCFGPDKAKGDDVLVELVPGSLVICLADGVRQAVPLTSVKLSRGGFNQTQWQFQWKQDGSNWMVILSDTNIQQKLLSSPPVGLEKEIEALKSGQRKSKLFSRLGWTIITLIILIPIALLGLFWWKADKIAEWGVEKISTAQEASLGNAIFEAQKTGLKLINPAPAQSALEEIGHKLTDGSSYQYQFYINNDPSINAFAIPGGVIVVNTGLIKASDSAEELAGVLAHEVQHVELRHSLKGMVKDLGLQALMQFAWGDYSGALPAQMAKDLSQLSFSRSQEEEADLRGFDLLVNKQINPKGMVSIYEKLEKDGGKPAVTLLSTHPDTKTRVLQLKERMVNTHSTTKPMAPLNIKWAVVKASLPQ; encoded by the coding sequence ATGCGTCGCACCGCTAGTCTTGCCGCACATAGTTTTGCAGGTCAATGTTTTGGCCCAGACAAAGCAAAGGGTGATGATGTTTTAGTAGAACTCGTTCCTGGGTCTTTAGTAATCTGTCTGGCAGATGGCGTTCGACAAGCTGTTCCGCTAACTTCGGTGAAGCTATCTCGTGGCGGCTTTAACCAGACCCAATGGCAGTTTCAATGGAAGCAAGATGGATCCAATTGGATGGTCATCTTAAGTGATACCAACATCCAGCAAAAGCTATTATCTAGCCCGCCAGTTGGGCTTGAAAAAGAGATTGAAGCGTTAAAATCCGGCCAACGAAAAAGTAAGCTTTTTTCAAGGCTTGGCTGGACAATTATTACATTAATCATTCTGATTCCGATTGCCCTACTTGGACTGTTTTGGTGGAAAGCCGATAAGATCGCTGAATGGGGTGTTGAAAAGATAAGTACAGCGCAAGAAGCATCTTTAGGAAATGCGATCTTCGAAGCCCAAAAAACGGGTTTAAAGCTAATCAATCCTGCGCCAGCACAAAGTGCATTAGAGGAAATAGGGCATAAACTAACGGATGGCAGTTCGTATCAATATCAGTTTTATATCAATAACGACCCATCCATCAATGCATTTGCTATTCCTGGTGGTGTCATTGTCGTTAACACAGGCTTAATCAAAGCGTCTGATAGTGCGGAAGAACTAGCCGGCGTGCTTGCCCATGAAGTACAGCACGTCGAATTAAGGCACAGCCTTAAAGGTATGGTAAAAGATTTAGGTCTACAAGCACTGATGCAATTCGCTTGGGGCGATTATAGCGGAGCCCTACCCGCTCAAATGGCAAAAGACCTTAGCCAATTAAGTTTTTCCAGAAGCCAAGAAGAAGAAGCAGACCTGCGTGGCTTTGATTTGCTGGTTAACAAACAAATCAATCCTAAAGGGATGGTCAGTATCTATGAAAAGCTAGAAAAAGATGGTGGAAAACCGGCCGTTACCTTACTCAGCACGCATCCGGACACAAAAACACGCGTCCTTCAACTAAAAGAACGTATGGTCAATACGCATTCAACCACTAAACCAATGGCACCACTCAATATTAAGTGGGCAGTAGTAAAAGCTAGCCTTCCTCAGTAA
- a CDS encoding TIGR00266 family protein: protein MAMDIIDYKIVGNDMQYVEVELDPGEAAVGEAGTMMYMEDGIVMDTVFGDGSEQQRGFLGKLMGAGKRLLTGESLFTTIFVNQGQGKKHVSFAAPYPGHIIPIHLPDVGGTLICQKDSFLCAAKGVSLGIAFQRKLGAGFFGGEGFIMQKLDGDGLAFVHAGGTVCQKILAPGEVLRLDTGCLVAMESTVDFDIEYVGKIKSALFSGEGLFFATLRGPGRVWLQSLPLSRMADRIVSASKYAQGGGSRREEGSLLGGIGDLLDGDNR, encoded by the coding sequence ATGGCAATGGACATCATCGATTATAAAATCGTTGGTAATGACATGCAGTATGTAGAAGTCGAACTTGATCCGGGTGAGGCTGCTGTCGGCGAGGCTGGCACGATGATGTATATGGAAGACGGTATTGTAATGGATACTGTCTTTGGTGATGGATCAGAACAACAGCGCGGTTTTCTGGGTAAATTGATGGGCGCAGGAAAGCGACTATTAACCGGCGAATCTTTATTTACCACCATCTTCGTCAACCAAGGCCAAGGCAAAAAACACGTATCATTTGCAGCTCCATATCCAGGCCATATCATCCCAATTCACCTCCCAGATGTAGGTGGCACATTAATTTGTCAAAAAGATTCTTTCTTGTGCGCCGCTAAAGGGGTATCTCTCGGCATCGCTTTTCAGCGAAAATTAGGTGCTGGTTTTTTTGGTGGTGAAGGTTTCATCATGCAAAAACTAGATGGTGATGGCTTAGCATTTGTACACGCAGGTGGTACCGTGTGCCAAAAAATCTTGGCGCCAGGAGAAGTGCTAAGATTAGATACAGGTTGTTTAGTCGCGATGGAGTCGACTGTCGACTTTGATATTGAGTATGTTGGTAAAATCAAGAGTGCATTATTTTCTGGCGAAGGCTTATTTTTCGCTACTTTAAGAGGGCCTGGTCGCGTTTGGTTACAATCGTTACCGCTTTCAAGAATGGCAGATCGTATTGTCTCAGCATCAAAATATGCACAAGGTGGTGGAAGCCGAAGAGAAGAAGGCTCACTATTAGGCGGAATTGGTGATTTATTAGATGGTGACAACCGCTAA